The sequence CATGAGCGTCGAGAAGGACGGCAAGGTCTACGCCACCTATTCCAACGGTGAGCGCCTGCTGCAGGGTCAGGTGGTGCTGGCCACCTTCGCCAACGCCGAAGGCCTGAAGAACATCAGCGGCACCGCCTGGACCGAAACCGCCGCCTCCGGTGCGGCGATGCTCGGGGCGCCAGGGATCGGCCAGTTCGGCACCCTGGCCTCCGGCGCGCTGGAAAGCTCCAACGTCGACCTCACCCAGCAGTTGGTGGGCCTGATGGAAGGCCAGCGTAACTACCAGGCCAACACCCAGGTGATTTCCACCAACAAGGAACTGACCCAGGTTCTGTTCAACGCGCTCTGAGGCTGATCCATGGACCGTTTGGGATACACGGCGATGACCGCCGCCAGCCGCACGATGATGTCGCTGCAGGTGCGTTCGAACAACCTCGCCAATGTGAATACGCCCGGCTTTCGCGCCGACCTCGAGCGCGCCCAGGCGGTTGCCGTCGAGGGCTACGGCTACGACAGCCGGCACATGGCGGTGGTAGAAAACAACGGCGTCAACCTGGCCGCCGGACCGCTGATGGCCACTGGCCGCGCGCTGGATTTCGCCGTCAAGGGCACGGGCCTGATCGTCCTGCAGGATGGCGAGGGCGAGGCCTACACGCGCCAGGGCAGCATGCAGATCGATGCCGAAGGCCGACTGACCCTCAACGGCCGCGCCGTGATGGGCGAGGGCGGGCCAATCCAACTGCCCGAGCATGACCGGGTTGAAATCGGTAACGACGGCACCGTCTCGATCATGGCGCCGGGCGACTGGATGATGGCGGAGGTCGACCGCATCCGCCTGGTCGACGTGCAGGCCGCCGATCTGACGAAGAACGCGGCTGGCCTGCTGGTGACGCGTAACGGCGAGCCCGCTGCGCCCAGCGAAGACGTACGCCTGGCCAGCGGCTTCCTCGAATCGAGCAACGTCTCGGCCATCGACGAGCTGGCCTCGACCATGAGCCTCAACCGCCTGTTCGAAACCCAGGTAAAGATGATGAAAGCCGCC is a genomic window of Stutzerimonas stutzeri containing:
- the flgF gene encoding flagellar basal-body rod protein FlgF, whose protein sequence is MDRLGYTAMTAASRTMMSLQVRSNNLANVNTPGFRADLERAQAVAVEGYGYDSRHMAVVENNGVNLAAGPLMATGRALDFAVKGTGLIVLQDGEGEAYTRQGSMQIDAEGRLTLNGRAVMGEGGPIQLPEHDRVEIGNDGTVSIMAPGDWMMAEVDRIRLVDVQAADLTKNAAGLLVTRNGEPAAPSEDVRLASGFLESSNVSAIDELASTMSLNRLFETQVKMMKAAEDLSDAGNRMIRGS